CTAGCACTTCAACCAGTTCGTGATGGCTTTATGTTGTGGTGTAAAATAGCCCTTCTGGGAATGGTATATCTTGGAGAAAGATTTTAATTTACTTTTTTAAGGGTGCTTAAAAATCGCACGACTTCATACAACATCGACGTTTTTAAATCTTCCGTAGCGGCTCAAGAACTACGGCGCAGCTAAAACACGATTTGTTTAGCTCGCATAAAGCAACAAAGCTATGGGGAACACGGGTGAATGTGGGTCCCAAGGGATCTTGGTGACGGTTCAAGGgggagaaaaacaaaaagatgaGGTCGTgcccgggatcgaaccgggatTACTGGAATCAGAATCCAGGGTGATAACCATTACACTACACAACCGCTGGTTGTTGAACAGTTAGAATAGTTTTTAAAATATAAGCTAAATCAAAAGGTCACTGAAAACTCGCACAAATTGAGGTTGAGCAGTATACATACATTTTAACCTGGGCTGATTACCACTCCAGAATAGCAAGACCAGCTATCAATATTTATCAGTTTTTCGTTAACTTGCAGCCAGAGTGGTTTTatttgttggtggtgaaGTTTTCAATGAGAGGTCTTTTATTTGCCGTTTCTTtgaggatatatatattttttcgTACACCGCTAGAGTAGGCAAGAATGATCATGAATTACGATGTAGGTAGGGGTAGAGACATAAGTAGCCAAGTAATAGGAGGCCACAGTGTCTGTTATGAGGACGCATTTGAGACGTGTGCATGGTAAGATTAGGGATGGGAATACTGGATGGCTTATATATATGGTCTCAGGGCGATATATAAGCTGCGCGTTGAATCAGAACATGGGGGGCTGCCGATTTTTTCAGGTATCGATAATGCTTGCTTACGCTGCGCAACAAGGCACACTAATAGTGCCTAAGCAACGCAGcctttttccatttcctttaTTTCCATTATTTCCATTACTCCCGTCAACGAATCGCAACTCACAATCATGACTGACCTGGCCGAGAGCAAAGGGCGCGTACAGCCTTCCCGTCACACGCTTCAAAGGTAGTGCCTGAAGCGGGGACTTCAAATCTCGACGATCAAGACCAACTGCAAAGGATGTATTACGTTTAGATAGCTCAGCGTGATTAGACTTTATACTACTATAGTATCTCCATCTCTACCTCATGCACGTATACATTCCATCGTATATAGAATAGAGAAGTAAAGATAGCTCAAGATAGAAATAAAGGTGGGCGGTACTGTGCAAACTTGAACAATAACAAAGTTTGAACCATAGTAAGCCCTGCCTTCCCATCCCATCTAATATGTGCATTATACATATCGGTATCCAGGAGTCATATAACATGGACTATACCACCCTGATGcataataatagtaaaacGCATACATGGCGGATAGTATGTACAGATCGTGGATAGACTGCCAGACTAGAACTTCAGTAGAATGTTGGTGTACTGCTCCGATCTTGTCGGTTGCATCTACTATAATGTATTTGAAAGGTATTATTGTCAATTTCCTGGCACAGCATACTCCAGATTTTACAGTATATGGCTCGGCGTGAAGTATATTGTGGTTGCTCTTTACTACTATAAATATCTCCGTAAACCCCGACATGGAGGtaaggaaggatgagagtTTGAATGTTCGCGAGGAGAATTCGTTTTTGTAATCACATATGATTTGCTTGCTTGGTAACGCGAGGCTGAAACGGACTTGGATCCTGTATACAACCTGCCACACCCCAATATTATTAAATTGTGTCATCTGCACATTCGATCATAGTATAATTTCTCACAGCCTCGTGTTTTACGCAGTATATTTTATCCAACGGATGAATCACACAAAAGAGCACGAATTGAAGAATTTGCGTTCCACATATGCTTACCTACGTCACATGGTCGAGGGTTCAAGACGATATGCATATCTCGACCTCGCAGTTTCCGACAAACATTATGTAGTTTATAATACGAAGTTGACTTGTTATTGCCTAGTAGACTGTCTACGCCTATACTGGTAAATATGAGATAGGTAACCTTCGACTGCTGGCATCACTCTTTAATGGAAGGACGTTTACTATTAGTAATGAGGCCCCGAATTGAATATGAGGAGGCAGAGTAAGAACCAGGAGCGCAGACTGGATGGTTTATCTACAAGGGAATTGGTGACATGTGAGAGGATTGACTTGGTTATTCAATCTCTTTTCGCTCATCTTATCTATCTCCTTTGTATTGGACTCGGGGATTACGATGGTGCTTCGGAGCTAGATTCTGTCACACCGGTGAGGTGGCTGCCAGCCGCACAGTCAATAGTTGGTCTCTAACAGCTGAATAAAATCTTGATTATTTGACTCGCGGCAATAAACTCTCAATCAGCATCTATCGAAAGCCCGGGTTGAAGTCAGTATATAAAAGCTATCACACTGACGGCACTCCGTAAATACAGGGCCAGCACAATTCTTAAATATCACAGATTGCTGGATTTATTCGCTATCGCCTCATATAATCGGAAATATTCTCCCTACAATGATCGATTGGCTTTAGGGCTTCCAAAAGCATGTACTGTAACGCAGTCGGGAAAAAACCAACATATCCTTTGGCCAAGTATGACTATTGTTATTAACCCTAAGCCTTGCATATAGTGCGGCAGGGATGCgattccttctcaatcgTAACATCTCGCGTTGGTTATCGACAACATTCCCAATCACATTCCCCGGACTCGGCCAGAACTCAGGGCTCTCTCCGCCCCGGTGACCTAGAACCCCTGATTGCGTCCCCTTTCTACTTTCTCGACTTACCCCATTTATGCTTGCCACATGGCTTAATGTATCCTCGGTCTATATCCGACGGGATGTCTCGCAGCTAGTGCATCCTTGTAAAGTTTAGGTCCCTCTTCTGCACGGATTCAGCACCTATGTACTGGGCCCAGACTCAGAGATTGGAGCTAAAATCTCCTACTGCAGGATGATAACTTTAATTGACTGTGAGCGTGATAGTGATAACGAGGTGATCATATAGGCAGCTATTCCCCTTGCAGAAAGTGGTTAACACAAGGGCGATGATAGTCTGATATTTTCGGTACATGAACGATGCACTCAGCGACCAGAATGTGCTGCTCCAGCTCAGCGGAGAAAATCCTCTCAAGCTACAGTGTAGCTCGTTCAAGTACTCCATCAAATCCACCGTAGTTTTCCAGAAGTTATCCCGGAGTAGAGAATGACAgttttcttgttctcaaGTTGCAGATGTTGATCATTTTGGCCCCTGAGAAATGCTCCCGAGTTGAGCTTGCTGATCCTTCCACTCCACCAGATGTCGTCATGCCGTACTGCAAGAAGAGCGTTGGTGGGACAGATAGAGCCACTGTGGCGATTCCAGCTTTTGACCCGCTTCCTACTTGGGTAGTGATATGAGGTTATTTAGCAATATATTCCTTGAATATCCCGTCCCCTTGCAAGTAGCTCGTTGTATATTCCTAAATCATATCAAGAACCGTGTTAAGACGGGACTAGCAGAAATTTTGCCAATAAAAGACCCGCAAACCCACTCACGATCGTTTCACGttctaatatattattatcatGACTTActtcttgattttggtaTGTTCATCGGTAACATCGGTAAAGACAAAATCAAAGCTGCTAACCGGGTCTACGGCTAAATTATAATGGCCTCAAGAATCAGGATTCGAGaattggtttggtttgttgaCCCAAACCCTATCACGTGACTCGAACTAGATGCCGTAAGGATCGGCGACTCTCTCCATTTTCAAGGATTCAAGAACTGGAAAATGCGGAACCTTGGGGTGAGACAGGAGACAATAGTTAAATCCCAAGCTCCCGTTTTTCTTTACCGGCTGCTAGCTCCACTGACTTCTTGAGTCGTCTCACACCCCCCACTTGGTCACACCGCTCAGCTAGCCATTGCCATTTAAAAACCTCAAGCCCTAATGCCAAGAGACGCTAGGGGTGGACATTCGGATTAATGGGTTGTTCACTCTTTTTTACTGAGATGTACGGAAGGattctattaattataaatcCAATCTCACGGTCCGTACCTTACAGCGCCATATCCACGTGCGACCGTGCGCCCTATGTTGATTGTCTACTCTGTACAGTGTACACTAGAGACGGGACGCAGGTACCTATCTTGAATCCCTCCTGATCATTCCCGATCGGCTGGATTTTTAGTGGGtagattaattaattatGATCCCTGCCATGAACCTACGAGGTCCGGAATACTGGTAACTGGGTATTGCCGAGGTGCGTTGTGAGAGTCCGAAGCGATGTAAAAAAATAGATGAACTGGTCTGTAGCCGAGATTATAGAGGATATCTTCCATCCAACAACGaaagatatcaaagaaaaaaaagagcctAGGATTTGGGACGACTCAAGCGAAGCAGCATTAGCAAACGGAAAAGGTCGCAAACGGCGAGATTGCGATGCTACAAGGATTCATCTAACTGACTAAGGTGAAAACCTTAAGCAGAGACGACATTGGTCCATCGGCGGATTGCACCATCTCGGTTAAGATCTACTCCTGCCTAGGTAGGCAGGTCCAGAGCATTATCCACTGTATGATTCGTGCATGAAGACATCGTGCAAGGGGATATCGTGCAAGATCGGTTTAGTTCACGTGGAAATCGGGCACGTACTCCGACCCAGACCGCGGATTAGCTTTTTTAGTTTGGGTCCACCGTCGGTATCGCCGAGTGAACCCGTCGCAATCCCGCCCTACGTGGTGCAAGAAACACCTCATTATATCAAGCATGTTAACAGTTATGACCTAGTTTGCTATCTGACGATCTCACTGCCAGCTCGTGATAATCCCTCTGATGCTACGTCTCCACTGGAAACGCTCGTTTTTGAGCTTTGTTTCGGTGATTCAGCGTGAGAAATGGACGGTAGCAATTTAGCGTGGGATGTGGGCCAGCAATTAATTCCAAATCACAGATCGTTAGTTCGGAGGGGGTCGAGATTAAAAAACCAAGGAATCGTCCCAAGGGTGGGCCTTTGTGACTTCCAATCTAGGCTAGCTCACCCCCAATGAGATGGCCCTACAGAGTCGCTATGGATGCACGTCCTGGAACCGATCTGCAAGTGATATCGCCAATCTAAGATCCTGCAAACCCATTAAGTTGACCATGTGCCCAACTGCTGCCTTGCAGGTGCATTGACTTATTCTTTCCTCCATGGCTTCGATATCCTCACGAACTTGTCAACCTTGACTGGCGATCGCTGACAAGCGTACCCAACTACACCACGCTCCTTTAGCCATTCTTTCAGCGAAACACCGCCATCATGGGGTCGGAACTCGGAATCACCCCGGAAACTAAGCCGCAGGCCGTATACACCCCGGTGAGCATATGGTGGGCATGCTGGGCCGGCGTGTGGACGACCGCCGTTGCACTGGGTATGATCTATCTCATTGCCAATCGCAACATGCCGACTCTTCGAATTCGAGGCATCGGTATGTCGCTATCAGCTATCGTGCTGCTTCATTTGTATTGGGCATCGGTTCAGTTTGGAGTTATGATCGGTCCCATTATGCCGGGAGACGCCCAATACTGGATCATGGGCACCTATTTGGGCTGCGGAATAGCCCTATTCCACGCTTCCAACACTCGTTTCCTCCACGTCGCAAAGCACCAGCGGAAATTTGCCCACCATAATAGCCGTATATCTGAGTCTGTTCCCGATGAAAAGCCCAAAGGCGGCTTGTTTGCCCGCTTCCGCCGACTCGAGTATACCAAGAggatcctcatcctcgttgcTATCGCTATGTCCTTTCAGATATTTCTCACTATCCTGCTGTGGGTGATTTCTCGCAAGTGGCACAGCTCCTGGGGGATTCCCGGCACCGAGGTTACGGGTACTCCATCGGAGCAGGCCGCAAAACAGGGCACAGGCTGGGAATGGTAAGAACACCATGGATGCTGATGTGCAGCGGTCGCCCGATTTCAGTTGATACTAACCCAGATTAGGTGGCCCACCGCGTTTTTTCAGTTCTTTTGGGCCTGGATTGTCGCTCCCTTCGTGCTCTGGAAAGCTCGCCATATCCATGATACCCAAGGCTGGCGAGTCCAGACCATTGGCTGCGCTATCGCCAAGTGAGTatgaaaagtaaagaagAGAGGGTTTTATCATTAACATCTTACGCAGCCTCCACGCTACCCCGATGTGGCTCATCGCTCTCTACGTTCCTGCCATGCAGGTAGTCAACCAGTACTGGATTCCTCCGCAGTGGTAAGCCTTTCGTCTATATATTTGGAAAAACAACTTTCTGACGTGGTATAGGATTTGCCTGTCCATTTGGATCATGGAAATTTTcactgtctttcttccctgcTGGGAGGTGATGCGCCACCACGCCCTTCGCCAAGAGACGTTCAATGCGATCGAGCAGTGGGAGTCAAAAATGAAGAAGTCTGGTTCAGAAGCCAGGTCCCTCAACTCCATCCCTACCTTGGTCGATTCCATGATGTCCGGCTGGAAATCCCACAACGGTTCCGTCGATACCACCGGCTCCCGCGACAGTATCCTAACCATGGGCGCCCTGGAACACGTCCTAGAACGTAACCCCGCTCCTCTCCAGAAATTCTCCGCCCTCAACGACTTTTCCGGCGAGAATGTCGCCTTCCTCACCAGCGTCGCCGAATGGAAGAACTCGCTACCCAAGGCGCTCCGAGAAAACACCGACCCCATGGACAATAACATGAAAGAGTTGCTCCACGAACGGTTCAACCGCGCATTGCATATCTACGTTAAGTTTATCAGTGTTAGCCAGGCCGAGTTTCCCGTGAACATCTCCTCCCAAGATCTCCGAAAGCTTGAAAACATCTTCGAGGGCCCTGCTCGTTCCCTGTACGGCGAGAAGCGCGCTGCCGTCGACCCCGTCACTCCTTTCGATACCCCCAGTTTCCCCATGAAATCTCTTTCCTCACCCAGCTTTGGCAACGGCTCCCAGGTCGAGCTCCACCCAGTGTCCTCAGACGACCGCGTGCAATTCTGGGGCGAAGTCCCCGAGGCCTTCGGGCCAACTGTCTTTAACGACGCCGAGAAGAGTATCAAGTATCTCGTTCTCACTAATACATGGCCCAAGTTTGTTAAGAGTCGCAGATCCTCTGATCCCATTAAGGAGGAGGCTGTCTGATCGGCTTCTCGGGCTCGTGGAACGCAATAGGGCTTAATCTGTCGAGGCCtgtatatattaatatgCTAATGTGCTTGGATACACGGTGTATATACGCAGACGGTGTGTTTCATATGTTCTAATACCTTTTGCGCAGTTTATGACGGTTTTGATTGTATATGTATGAGTTCTGATTTTATGTTGGAttttttgttcttggatACCACCTTGTTGTCTTATCACCTGTTCATATACTGTGTTTACGGTATGTACTTTCTTTCTACCTTTTCTacctttccttgatttttctctttctatctctctctTGGCCTTCGGCTTTCATTGAGTATACGGACATCGGTATGGATATATCGTGGCATTGAGTCTATTCATTATTTCAATCAGTGAATATAACATTTTCACTTTGAGAACCAAAGCATGCATATGCTGGAACTGGTTCCAATTTACAATACTATCCTAGAGAACAAACTAATTCTCCCAACTCTACCCCAGTATATGAAACGTAACATAACCCTATCACAAAATAAACAGACATCCTTAAACCAAGCCCTAATAATACAAAAAACAATCCAATCACCGATAaaccatcccatccaccgGCATCCCAACCTCCCCGCCAGAAAAACCACAACACCCAACCTCGACCCCATCCCCAGTCCCCTGATACACAACCCCCCAACGCAGGGGCATAGTCTCCACCGCATCCCCACACCCATCTACCGAAGAAACCCCAGGATAACACGCAGCAGCGATAGCCAAACTACAACTCCCAGCGACAGGCA
This window of the Aspergillus oryzae RIB40 DNA, chromosome 8 genome carries:
- a CDS encoding uncharacterized protein (predicted protein) gives rise to the protein MGSELGITPETKPQAVYTPVSIWWACWAGVWTTAVALGMIYLIANRNMPTLRIRGIGMSLSAIVLLHLYWASVQFGVMIGPIMPGDAQYWIMGTYLGCGIALFHASNTRFLHVAKHQRKFAHHNSRISESVPDEKPKGGLFARFRRLEYTKRILILVAIAMSFQIFLTILLWVISRKWHSSWGIPGTEVTGTPSEQAAKQGTGWEWWPTAFFQFFWAWIVAPFVLWKARHIHDTQGWRVQTIGCAIANLHATPMWLIALYVPAMQVVNQYWIPPQWICLSIWIMEIFTVFLPCWEVMRHHALRQETFNAIEQWESKMKKSGSEARSLNSIPTLVDSMMSGWKSHNGSVDTTGSRDSILTMGALEHVLERNPAPLQKFSALNDFSGENVAFLTSVAEWKNSLPKALRENTDPMDNNMKELLHERFNRALHIYVKFISVSQAEFPVNISSQDLRKLENIFEGPARSLYGEKRAAVDPVTPFDTPSFPMKSLSSPSFGNGSQVELHPVSSDDRVQFWGEVPEAFGPTVFNDAEKSIKYLVLTNTWPKFVKSRRSSDPIKEEAV